The Daucus carota subsp. sativus chromosome 2, DH1 v3.0, whole genome shotgun sequence genome includes a window with the following:
- the LOC135150494 gene encoding MND1-interacting protein 1-like, with protein MAASSSASMPGLGEVEFENQQTPLLQHSSGERASADVAAFWTADAASLRRNRNRPGNPNPDAVVVALSPEYLTAKNRFICELCDKGFPREQNLQLHRRGHNLPWKLKKRTDQEVQKKVYVCPKIACAHHDPARALGDLTGIKKHFARKHGEKKFGCTRCHKRGSNARGKHKRANRSSRYVESSDHNDRDAEFGTNEQVGSEEVVDIQNSTDENDWSLYCKEEELEGVLLSNLKFLYREALCRLCEMGYQASVGFKALLSNGHCYGEKDVLSNILDNTVRFLDTGKRDGDRPVFDNMTQLIDLSLAALIVMLQKSNPHMSKGDAMLYLLLNDLNLDPSVKDFLNQNAAAFSGGYMADFINLHTEASGCGNASFLSANSSTGSLSETEAVVEQIEQQPDAKKENAGSSMMDKICDLNLDENIEYVPLDQRVEMITDLLQQVKDLEGQVKERRAWAEEKAKQAERTICCKERELEMLRVEREEKKGKQTLVDSIMMRINSMNCKISDIENDQRKLLDQMRCTSAALGQLELECEEMNAEFKASELSASESLRACAASQEKQKKCLKRLVAQAKKKTKLHADIVDAEQQILQQETQLEQVEAAQEVAQAKWKEAQKDKESALVQLEEERRLLKKTKITNEREHKALHLKIETDFLRHKDDMQRLELELSRLKVLSQASQLYLHSKKLQMANTEKLETEGEFIARIFSRLDNEEDYCSDRKCFNCEKEDVSVVFLPCTHQSLVHQLQ; from the exons GAACCGAAACCGTCCAGGAAATCCAA ATCCTGATGCGGTGGTTGTTGCACTCTCTCCAGAATATCTTACTGCGAAAAATCGTTTTATATGTGAGTTGTGCGACAAGGGTTTCCCCAGGGAACAGAACTTGCAGCTGCACAGAAGAGGGCACAATCTGCCCTGGAAGCTCAAGAAAAGGACAGATCAGGAGGTGCAGAAGAAGGTTTACGTCTGCCCCAAAATCGCTTGTGCCCACCATGATCCAGCAAGGGCTCTTGGAGATCTGACTGGAATCAAGAAGCATTTTGCTCGCAAACATGGTGAGAAGAAATTCGGTTGCACCAGGTGTCACAAGAG GGGTTCAAATGCAAGGGGCAAGCACAAACGTGCAAATCGAAGCTCTCGATATGTGGAATCTTCTGATCATAACGATCGTGATGCTGAATTCGGTACTAATGAGCAGGTGGGGAGTGAGGAAGTTGTTGATATCCAAAATTCTACTGATGAGAATGATTGGAGTTTGTATTGTAAGGAGGAAGAGTTAGAAGGGGTATTGTTGTCGAATCTCAAATTTTTGTATAGGGAGGCGTTATGTAGGCTTTGTGAGATGGGCTATCAGGCATCTGTTGGGTTTAAAGCGCTGCTAAGTAATGGACATTGTTATGGGGAAAAGGATGTTTTGTCTAACATATTGGATAATACTGTGAGGTTTTTGGATACTGGGAAGCGGGATGGGGATAGGCCTGTTTTTGATAATATGACGCAATTAATTGACCTTTCTCTTGCTGCTTTGATTGTTATGTTGCAAAAATCAAATCCGCATATGAGCAAAGGGGATGCTATGCTTTATCTCTTATTAAATGATCTGAATCTTGATCCTTCAGTGAAGGATTTTCTAAATCAGAATGCTGCGGCATTTTCTGGGGGATACATGGCAGACTTTATAAACTTACACACTGAAGCTAGTGGTTGTGGAAATGCTTCTTTCTTAAGTGCTAATTCGTCAACTGGATCTTTAAGTGAAACAGAAGCTGTAGTAGAGCAAATTGAGCAGCAACCAGATGCTAAAAAGGAAAACGCGGGCAGTTCAATGATGGACAAAATTTGTGATTTGAACCTTGATGAGAACATTGAGTATGTTCCACTGGATCAAAGAGTTGAGATGATCACAGATTTGCTTCAACAAGTTAAGGATCTTGAGGGACAAGTTAAGGAGCGGAGGGCCTGGGCAGAGGAGAAAGCAAAGCAGGCTGAACGAACCATatgttgtaaagaaagagagcTTGAAATGTTGAGAGTCGAAAGAGAGGAAAAGAAGGGGAAACAAACACTTGTAGACTCTATTATGATGAGGATCAATTCCATGAATTGTAAGATATCAGATATAGAGAATGATCAGAGAAAGTTACTTGACCAAATGAGATGTACATCTGCAGCTCTTGGGCAATTAGAATTGGAATGTGAAGAAATGAATGCAGAGTTCAAAGCTTCAGAACTTAGTGCATCGGAGTCATTAAGGGCCTGTGCAGCAtctcaagagaagcagaagaagTGCTTGAAAAGACTCGTGGCTCAGGCTAAAAAGAAAACTAAATTGCATGCCGACATTGTAGATGCTGAACAACAAATTTTACAGCAGGAAACACAGTTGGAGCAGGTAGAAGCAGCTCAGGAAGTCGCTCAG GCAAAGTGGAAAGAGGCTCAGAAGGATAAAGAATCAGCATTGGTGCAGTTAGAGGAAGAAAGGCGCCTActgaaaaaaactaaaattactaatgaAAGAGAGCACAAGGCCTTGCACTTAAAGATAGAGACAGACTTTCTGCGTCACAAGGATGACATGCAGAGGCTTGAACTGGAGCTTTCTCGACTTAAAGTGTTATCACAAGCTAGTCAGCTCTATCTTCACTCAAAGAAGTTACAAATGGCTAATACTGAGAAATTAGAGACTGAAGGAGAATTTATTGCAAGAATATTTTCTAGGCTAGATAACGAGGAGGACTATTGTAGCGACCGAAAATGCTTTAATTGTGAGAAAGAAGATGTATCAGTGGTTTTTCTGCCGTGTACACATCAAAGTCTTGTGCATCAGTTGCAGTGA